Part of the Cuculus canorus isolate bCucCan1 chromosome 17, bCucCan1.pri, whole genome shotgun sequence genome is shown below.
tccCAATTACCTGTGTGTGCATTCTCAGATGGCgcacacagcttttctttctcaggcaGACAGACTCCCAAGTCCAGAGCTGATGGTGTTTCTGAACCCACCCAAGTCTCATTAGAAAATTCCAGGATGTCAAACTTTCCAAAATGGGATGCACCAACATCCTTTTGAGCATCAGTTTCCTTAGAAGGCTCAAACGTTAGCTGCGCGCAAGAGGTATTGAAGAGAGTGTTTATTCTCAGACTTTTGTTCTCTGCCTCTGGAAGCCCATCCATATTTTCTGGCTTATATGCCAGACTCCCATGAATTGATTGGAAGGTCAAAAATCGGGCACTAACTGCATTTTCCTGGTCCTCCACCAGCCACTGTATCTTTGGCCAAGGTTGCTGCATCTTGTCTCCCACAAACACTAGCTCGGCCTTCTCTTTTGCACATTCGATAAAGCAAGCATGCTGTGAGCAATGTGGTTTGCTATCACAAAAGCTTTCTCCAAGAGCTTCCTTATCTTCTCTTTCATATTCATTCTTGTCTTCTTTTAGTTTGACGGTCTCCTTTATTCGATCACTGATGAGGCCCAAGCATCCTGAAGAATCTTCATTTTTCACACCATTTAAAGAGTTCAAGTCCACTACCTTCTCTTCTAACACTATCGCTTCACTTTGACAAGAGCCAACAGATGTTTTGGTTTCTTCCACAGAAGTGGCTCTAGTTTGTAAGCCAGCATTTGGTTGCTCATTCACACTTTCTAAATATTGCTTGCTGCCTGGAACTGGGCCACCAAGCTCGCTCTGCGATTCCAGACACAGAACTTCCGTTGGACGAATGGTCTTTTCTGTTTGGCTAGAGTGTCGTGTTCGAACATTCAAATATCTGACTAATAGCTGTTCACTAGTCTGGTTGTCTTCATGAGCCTTTGGAGAATACACAGTTCTTACTTTATCAAGTTCATCTGTCTGGAGAGCACATGTGCAGATTTGTTCTTTTCCCTCATCTCTGTCACAAACAATTTCACTGCCACCTGTTAACTTAGAAAGATCAAATTGTTTCACAACCTCCATATTTCTACTTGAAATCTCATCTCCTACCAAGGCAGCAGGAGATTTCTCTGAAGCATAAGCTGAGCAGAACATGGGTTTTGCTGTGCAAACATCATTCATCCCATGCAGATCCACACTTCTGTGGCCCCAATCATCTTCACAAGGAGGTGAATCACATGCCAAAGGCAAGTGTGCTTCTGGAAAGATGTTTGCCTTCTTGCTATGACATCCAGCTGAAGCCTCTCCTTCCAAATTACCtttttcctccatcttctttactTCAACATTAAACAAATGACTGCTAGGGAGAACATCATCTACGcatgcactccctgataaaacACAGGAAGCACTGGCAGCTGTGCACTGCTCTTTCATACTGCAACTACAACAATGCCACATGTCCCTATGGTCTATTTCTAAGCCAGTGACCACACTCTCTGTATTTCCAACTGAAGACTCCATGGTCTTTTGGGAAGTTCTGCTTGCCCTGTTAGGGTTATCAAAAGTCCTGGAACTTACTGAAGActtgaatttttctttatgaagcACACCACCAGCAACTTGTTCCCTTGTTGTTCCAGAAGCATCAACTGATTCTTTCCCAGATGGATCATCCTGAGCCTTCTCCTGGTTTGAAACTTCGTTAGCAGTGCAAGGAGGACACTCGTCACAATGAGTTTGTCTTGATTTTTGTGCAGCAGGAGGTAGAGTCATATTTAGTGTACAGATCAAGTTAGCTTCTTTACCAGTGGACAAACTGGGATCACTGTTGGCTTCTGTAGCTTCGGCTGAACTGCCAGCCAACTCCTCTGATGTTGTATTCACCTCAGATTCCTTTTCAAACAGTTGTGCCTCAGGTGAATCTTTTTCTAGCTTGCTACTAAGATCCAGACAGCTGTAGCTACTGTGAGGGGAAATTTTACTGGAGGCATTATAAAAACATATGTCTGTTGCATTGGAAGCAACTTTGCTCCTTTTCATCAGCCTATTTTCTTTGACATCATCCTTGCACAGATCACCAACAGAGAATTGCCACTGCTCCTTTTTCAATTTATTGCCTTCTGACAGgaccttttttaatttttctttcaagaactCCTCAGGAGCTGAAGAAACAGAACTAAAAACTGAAGAAGGATAATGCTCAGACTTAGCACCCTCTTGAGCTTCAGGCCAGCTACCAACTTCAGTGTTATCTCCCACAGCAATTTTCCTCCGGACTTCAGCAGCCTCTTCAATTTCAGAGCTGTTTGATTTACCTATGCCAGCACTTACTTCCCTATGATCAGTTTTAGCCCTAGATAATCCTTTGGTCCTTACCACTGAGATCTGCTCTACTGGTATGGATGTGGAGGGTTCATTTTCTACGAACCCAGTTCCATGACCATAATGAGTCTGACTTTCCATGGTCTTGGGAAGACTCTCTTTGTGGGTTTCATTAGTAATTTGATGGACTGCAGTGCTACTGTTTTCTACTGGCGTATTTCTAAAGTCCAGACAACAGATACTTTTCTGAACTGGACATAAAACTTCAGAACTCTTTGTGGAGAGCGTTCTACAGCTTTCTACTGATGACAGCCTAGGAGGTTTGTTATGTTTTGGTACAGGACCAGAACAGAAGTCATAAGCATTGTTTTCTTCATCCTGCTGATAAAGCTGGCAATTAGCAAGTGACATACTGAATTCATTAACAGGATTTTGTTCTTCTCTAGTCTCCAGAACAGACACAACATGGTCCCCTGTTCTCAATGGCATAGCAGCACGGGCTTTCAACCCACTATATTCATTGTTTTCTTGTGGATGCTCTGTGGCTGGTTCAATGCCTGTGACTTTTAAAGGCTCTGAAAAATCTAATGTGCTCGTTTCTGAAACCCCAGCTCTGGCCATGACTGTGTCTACCTCTGAGCATTGATTGCTTTCAGGTGGAAGACCTTTACTCACTCGGTCAGTAATGCATCCAGCTTTACTAAATATCCTAGTCCCGTCAGCCTTCATACCTTGTGCTTTTTCAGTGAGCTTTGGCAGAGTGTCAGCTGTCACCTGAACGTgttcttggttttcttctgcGTAAGGAAAAATAGAGCCAATCAGAACCACACACTAAATTCAGAAGGCATTCAGCTTACTAAGTTCCTTTTAGCATTGTACAGTATCATTGTGTACAGCGAGGGCTACCAAAATGGTTTTACAAGAGTATTAAGTTTTCCTGTCGCAAGCCAATAATTTCTactgtaaagcaaaataaacgACCTACCCCACAATTGCTCATCAATTTTGAATCAACAAAAAGTGACCTGGGAGAGAAGCAGGGGGTCAGCAGGGGCATACAACTAAAATACGCACCTGTGTTTATCAGGGTTCCCACTGTTCCAGAGCAACAGGCTCCCAAAGGCTTCACCTTGTGCTGGTTCATGTGAGGGTCCTCCTGGAAAAAGACATATATAACAGTGGAGATGCTTTTTCTGGAACACTTGGCACATTTCAGGGACTGCTCCTGCTCAGCAAGGTGAATTAAATGAATGAGAAAGCCACCAGGAAACCTCAGAACGCCTCAGCCCTTTCACAGGAACAGCCTGGCACTGCAAGTGGTTCCCACAAGCACTCGCAACTCTGTTCTGATCCTATTGACTGCCGCTACACAGCGAGGCACCCAGGAGAGATTTGTACTGATCAGCAATGAAGGCCTGTGATGCAAACGGATAAAGAGTAAGTGGcttaaaatgcaaacagatgCAAATTTGAAATGGAAGAGTAATCCACTCTCCTGGTGTCTCTCATATCCCCAAACCAGTCCAGTAAATCTCTGTAAGACGCatgctttccctgctcctgaCGAGAGCCTGCCTGCCAGCACTCCTGCCCTGGCTCAGCACCACATACACGCCAGAACAGATAACCTGAGcctgcttgcaaaaaaaaaacccaagccaaaccaaaccaaaccaaaaccccacaaatatgtgaaagctggaaaagagaacaaCTGTGGAAAATTTAATTAACTTAATTCACACAAACTTTCAAATAAATCAAACACACATCAAAATCCAGAGTTAAAACCACACAGTACTTTCACATTATGTGCCATCCAGTAACAGGTGTAAAACCTTATCCTGGCATTTCCTGGCTGCAGTGTGTTCAGCCTCAATACTCTTTCTCCTGTATGCTCTTTGTTATTGCGTGTGAAAACTATTTACAAACTAAAGAAAACTGATCAAGAAAGTGACTAAAAACCTCAACTTTTAACTAGAGAGTTTTGTGACGCTTCATTTTTTATCAGAGCATTCTTAGGCAAGTTTTTCAGCAAGTCTGACtagaaatagcatttttatcATTATAGGGGAGGAAACTAACCCACGACCATGGGAGTCTCttgttttggaagaggaaattaACACTGATTTCCTCTCTAGATACAAACAATAGTTACAAAAACTAAGAGTAATCTTTAGTTTTagattaaaaatggaaataccaAACCAGAGCTCTCTGCAGTGCTATAATTCCATCACCAGACTAAAACAGCCATTCTTCCACGGTCAGTACCTGGCTGGGGGTGACGGTACCAGCAGAATATGCTGCATCCGCAAACATGGATACTAGCACCAGTCTTTCtaatttgtttctcttctcctttttagTCACTGTTCTGTTTTGTCCTTTGTTCTGTTACACACCTGCTTCATGCCACTCCAGCAGTATTTAAGCAAGAGAAAAGGTAAGGTATAGTCTAATTTGTCACTGGACACACAATAATCCAGATAAGAAACAGGAAACCACATGGACCGAGCCCCCTGCCCCGTCTATAACCTTAAATGCAAAACACCCCACAGGGAGGAATTTTGGCATTTGCTTACTTGTTTTGACCACCTTTCCCCTGGAGTCTCagtgcagcactgagcacaaTACTGCTCAGCATCTtgtgccttttcctcttctttctggtaTCCATCACTAGAGCAGTTTAGCTTcctaaagtttctttttttgtctttttcatccTCTTCAAGGTTTCCAGCCATTAGAACTTCTTtaggcagggatgctgctggcctaGGAGGAATCATCTGGAACATATCCCCCAGACCCTCTGTCTCCTGGTGGAAGCATTGTGCTCCGGGAGCCCTGTGGTGCTCAGCTGACAGACCGTCCCCAAGGGCCAGCACAGGCGTCAACACCTCAGATGTTGCCTCTGACCCAACATGAGGCCCTGACACGGCCATACGTTCAGGGGAGATGTTCTCTGGGGGTCCAGTGTACAATCCCTCTGTCACAGCAGACACAGACGAATCAAGGAAAGCATCCACCCCAGATGAGAGCATCAGGGCAGCTTAAGATTGGTAGTCCTGAGGTTTTCACAGTTTaccctgaaaataaaagcagcgTTAGATCAACCGCACAAAAGAACAgtctccagattaaacaaaaaGCTTCGATCTTCAAGCATGTATGTTTAAGAAAGTTACTGCCAGGTCATTTTTTAAGTAAGGAGCTGAGTCGTAGATGCGCATCTAAGTGAATCCTCTACAGACAAAAGAAAGGACAAACTGCGATTCCCAAGTGGTTCCACaccacagcctctccctgcagaCATACCCTCAACCTGCTGGGAGACCATAGGCTGCGAAGCAAACCCCAGCACCACACGGGCgggaaaagaccttaaagctTACTGAACTGCACCGGACACCCTCCTCCTTCTCCGCTGCCACCAAGGCGTCGCTTTCTCCCCGGGATTTTCTCAAGTCTCTCATTTCTGGACAACCCCAACCCTTCTTCGCGTTTGCTGCCTCGAATGGACCCCGTCGCGCACCGAGTCGCGGGGCTTCTCCGTGAGCGGGAGGCAGCTCCGCTCCGCCCCgactccctctcctcctctcgACGCCCGTCCCGGGCAGCCCCTGGGCCGCGCTCCCGGCCACGGGGCGGAGACGGCCCCACCCGAACACCGTTACCTCCGCCGCCAGCCCCGCTCCAGCCGCGCCGCGCGCCCCCGCATCGCATCACTTCCGCATCCGGGCCTAGGCACGCCCACAGGCCACGGGCCATCTGCGTGACCCCGCCCTTCCGTGTGGCACCGCCCCTTATCACGCCCCGCCCAGAGAGAGCGGCCATCACGTCCCAAACCCCGCCCTTCGCCAAGACCCCGCCCCCTCACCAAGACCCCGCCCATAAGCCACGCGCCTCGTTACACCTATGCCCCGCCCCATCCACACAGCCCAGCCCCTCATACGTCCCTTGGCCGCAGTGGTCACGTGACGTGGCGCGGGAGCGGCGCGCGGTGCGTCAGGGCCGCTGTGTGCGCCGGGGCCCAGCCGGCCGCTCCCGTGGAGGCCGCGAGCAGGCTCCGAGCTGCCTGGGCCCGGCCCTCTGCGGGGCTGAGGCGCACGGGATGAGCGGGGCCGGTTCGGTGCCCGCACGGCGCGCGGTGCGGTTGCTCTGGGACAGCTTTTACCGTGATCTGGTAGCGTGCCTTGTTGTGTGAGGGAGAAAACCTTGTTCTTGCTCGCAATTTCCAGTTTAAATGCGCTTCTGAAACGAAAATGCCTTATTCTAAATGGCTGTGGCAGGAAAAAACTCCTTTGATGTGGTTAAAGCATTGCGCTTAATGCCAGACGGTGCCTGAAAGGGCAGCGCCGGCTCGGCCCCGCGGGTCCGGGGCGGGAATGGGCCCCGGTGGTTTCCAGCATCTccagaagagggaagggagctggAGGGACAGAACCAGAAGCTAAAACTGGCAGTGGGCATAAGCCTGGGTGTCATTTTAACGCACTTAATACAGGGTTTAGAGTTCATCCTTGAAATGGAAAGATAAGATTCTGGAGAGGGGTTGTCTAGCTGTCCGACAGGTGCGCTGGTAGCAGATATCGCTCCTGAACTATTAGTCTGATGTTTGTTAAACTCTGCAAAGTGCCCATGGAATGGTGTGGCGTTCTGGCTGCGTGGTGGGGCAGTATCTTCTGCTCGCATGCGGAGTGTAGAAACTGTGTAATGATGAGAgatctctgctttcatttccgCGTTAGATGCACAAGATGTCTTCAAGCGGCTGACAACTGCAATCCAAGATGAGAACTTACAAGGTGTACAAGCTCGTCATACATAAGAAGGGCTTTGGAGGCAGTGGTCAGTATCTCTGGTGCCGTAATAGAGAGACCAGTGCTCTTAATTGAAAACAATTAACTGATTTATTATGTGAAGATGGAACTGTGATATAATGAGCAGCCAGAATTTGGAAAGCTCTTTCTTAATAGCAAGATATGGTATAATAGAATCGCATTTGTCAGAGCAGATTGAGATTGCacctataaaacaaaaattctgcttcttccccttttgttttcactttagTTTTAACCGTGTGTTTCAGTCATTCTTAATATGTGACAGACAAGTCAATTACTTGTGACTTTCTGCACGTGTTTGTGTActcagaaaaatgtcatttatttgatttttcccttcttctagACTTAAACAATAGCACTCTAGTAAAGCTTGCTAAGGTTCTGTagctctctgctttcccacTGGTGCTTCTTCAGTTAAAAGCACAAAGAAGGTCCTTCTTGCCCAATGAAGGCATGCTCTGGCTGAACAAACTTTCTGTGAAGGTTCTGTGATGGGACAGAACAGTTTCTACCCCAGGAGGGGCTGGGTGGGGGCACTGGCATGCTGTGAGCACCATCCCCTGTGGACGTGCTGATCCTGGGCTGATGTATTTGTGTAAGGTGAGCTATTGTGTATGGACACTTAGGCAGCTATTTGCTGTGTGTCCGTTCATTGCAGTTTTCgtcattcatttatttcttgtaGATGATGAGCTGGTGGTGAATCCTAAAGTATTTCTTCAAATCAAGCTGGGAGATGTTGTAGAAATCGCCCATCCCAATGATGAGTACAGGTGAATTCTCTTTGCTGGTGTCTGTCAGGGGAAGTCAGAGTCCTGAAGGGGGTATTGGGTGTCAGAGGCTCCTAGAGCTGATAATGTCTCTTCAGGATGCTGCCACGGGCttttcttcatgaagaaaaGTGAATGGGGTCATCATGACAGCTGATGTTCCTTAAAATTTGTGGAATTCCTTGTGTTTGCTGTTAGTTTGTTGACCTGTCACAGGTTAAGGAGCCCTTGAATATGGAGAGATGTGCTGTGTCCTTGTCCTTTTCATAGAACTGCTGTTGCCCAATGATATTTCTTCTATTCTCTAGTATATCTTAGGCAAAATTAAAACTTCCTGGTCACCTATAAAAACATAATCCTTCTTATACAAAGCTGTTCATCCTGAGGCCCATGTTGGAAAATTAGGACTGTACTTGTATGAGGTTCTGAGAAGTTCCTGTGTCACTTACTTTCCCACTTAGAATACTGTCTTCACCTAACAAGTACCTCATAATCATAATTGGTGTAAAGAACAAGACAGAGTGACAGGCAGAGAGGGTGATTTGTGAAGctttctgaaaagttttaatGTTTCTCTTTAGCTTATCACATGCTCTGTGTTACTAAACAGCTTTGAGAGTGATTTAGAGGAGCAGGCTGTCAGTATTTCAACTTGCCtacctgttttctcttttgtgtgcTAGTCCCCTGCTTCTGCAAGTGAAGTCACTCAAGGAGGATTTGCAGAAAGGTAAAACTTGTCTCATAGTATGCATAGTGAAGTTGTAGACAAAGATTGTGTGTTTGGGCCGTACCTGTGATTGGATAATGCATGTAATTTAACCTTGTAACAAAATCAATGCTTTGCTCAGGAATGGAAGGATTAGAATTTTACCAGAGAATGTATTGCCAATTTTAAATCGACTTTTGGTTGAGTAATGTACAGTATGGTTTAAACAAAATTGGCTTTTTAGCCTTACGtttttgtttctgcattctCTGGCTAGCTTGagctcttttcttcttgcaggGATTAATCCAGTCTAAACTTTGaatttctctcctgctttggtTTTAATAACCTAAATTGGGCCATAGCTgaaagaagctgttttcttttgctgaggCCCAAAGTGTTTCATGACAATCTACCTGTTACTTTTATGCTTGTAAATTGCTTGAAACCTTTTGAGATGTTTGCTTCCGTGTTactctttctcatttctgtggCAGAAACGATAAGTGTGGATCAGACAGTGGCACAAGTGTTCCGACTGCGGCCGTACCAGGATGTCCATGTCAATGTTGTTGACCCAAAGGTGTGTGGCTTTGCAGTTTTTTCCATCTGTCCCTTCACTTAGCTCAAATCAGAGCCCTGTGGATTTCCATCCACAATagtatgtggaaaaaaaaggtgtttgtttttattgagAGGTATTTAGCcttttttctaggaaaataaaGGTTGGGCAATTAAACCATTTCTTTGTTTGCTATGTGTCTCTTCTTGCCCTACCATCCCTGCTCTGTTTTTGAAGTCCATGGACCAGCTTCAACACAGTTTCATAGAAATTCAGAAATCTCAAATAACATTAAATTCTagaaattcaggaaaaacaGGAAGAGTGAAGAGAAGCTTAGTCAAAAGAAGAGCTGTGGTCTGGATTTGCGTTATTTGACACCAGAGAGCTGTGTCTCTTGCAGGTGTCCCAACTCGCAAAAGAGCTTCGGTCAGAGCTTATGTTCAGCACAGGACAAAAATCTGCAGGAATGGAGGCTTCCTTAATGCTGTGAACAATGGAAGTAGTTTGTTTTACTTGTGTTCTCCATTTCCACTGAGATTTGAAGCACAGATTTAGTCCTTGGGCTCTTCTGGTCACATTGTGTAGCGTTGTGCAGTGTCTTGCATCTCACAGGAGTTGCAGGCACATGTGCAGTTTTGGCAGTTATTCCAAGGGTGCTTCCCTTTTATCCTGCATCTGTTAGGAGTATTGACACGCTCTGGAGTGGCCCTGCCTGTAACGTGTCGTTCTTGGAGAACACATGCAAGCGCGCTACTTGGAAACAATCAGTGAAATCTAagccctgcttttcttctgtttcccagGAGGTGACACTGGACTTGGTGGAGCTGACCTTTAAGGACCAGTATATTGGCCGTGGGGATATGTGGCGGCTGAAGAAGAGTTTGGTAAGGCCTCTGCTGTGGACAGTGGAACAGATTATTTACAAACTTCTTTGCTTgctctaaaagaaaataagtgttttaGAAAATACATGAGGCTCAGGGCGAGCCCAGtgtcagcagctctgggaaCCTGTCTGGTAAGCGGTACATTGGAGTTGGGGAAACGGGTGTGAATGTGCTGCAGAAAAAATTAGTCCCCTCATTTCCTCCTCCCTTGCAGTAATGTTAATTACTGTCTGGGGCACTGCAAATGTTGttgggaggtttttttcttatgttcgGAATTATAATGATTTATTACCTTTGGAAGGAATTGAATCCCAGTGTTTTTCAAGTAGAAGTGTGCTAAAGTGTCCCTTCTCTGATAGTACTGCTTAATAAGCAGCTGTtagaattgttttgtttctggatCTCTCAAATGCAGTCTTTGGCTCCTATAAGGGCAGCGAATGAGACAAACCCATTAAAAGTTTCTGTAtgttaaaaactgttttctgttgtctgttCCAGAGGTTCTGTAGGCTGAGATATTAGATTTCCAGAGGTTTTTGTGGTTCTGTGGCAGAAGTCACGTGTTTGAGTGTGAATGTTTTTATGAATTGGTCTGCTCACTCAGCCTGCTCTTTTAACACCTGTAACTATTCTTTCTTAGGTCAGCACATGTGCGTATGTCACCCAAAAAGTTGAATTTGCGGGTATCAGGTCAGTGCCTTCTCTGAGAATTTATGGTTTCTTGTGACTTTAGATTGGCTGGATACTCTGAATTCATTAGAGAATCTTCTCTGAAAAATCCTTTACATTTTGTTGTTCTCCGACTCTTCCACAGATTTCTGTGTGTGCCATGGAGTCGGGGAAGGCCTTTCTCTggtttggggtgggggaagCTAATAACAGGAGAGCCAGCTACCCTCGTTGCCTCTGATGAAGCCAAAGGATTTTCCCTTTACCTCTTATACTATTTCTCCGCTCTCAAGGTGTATTCCATTCAGATGAGGGTTACTTTAGTTGCTGTTGAGATGGCAAAGGGACAAGGGAATGTGCAGATGCAGAGGGAAACAGTTATTTGACATCTTTTGGATTAAAAATCAAGCTTTAACTAAATAAAACTTTGTATTCAAATCATCTTTGAATGCAGATTTTTGGTACATCCTTTATTTGCTCCAGAATCTGCCTATAGGCTCTGCTTAGCCAACACTCTGCACTCTTTCTCTTGCAGGGCCCAGGCAGGTGAACTGTGGGTTAAGAGTGAGAAAGTCACTTGTGGATACATCAGTGAGGACACCCGGGTAAGATTTCCAGGAGCAGGGGGAAGGAAGTTTTTCGGTGCCTGTCTTTGCCAGGTCTGTTTTAAATCTGTCTTGCTTACTGGTTTATGTGGTGTGTTTGAGTTGGCTGTGCTGTAGGGTGAAGCACGGCAATAAAATCAGGAGAATGAACGACTAGTAAACTTGAAACTCTTCTGTGCAGACAATTCTAGGAATTGCTCCGGCTGTTGAAAAATCCCTACGATGCAGAGGGCACAGTCACTTAAATTTCTCTCTAGTTAATCTCTGCATTTGGCCCTTTTAGTGAATGTACCTTGTTTTAAATAAGATCTTTCATATCTTTGCAGGTGGTCTTCCGCTCCACTTCTgctatggtttatatttttatccAGATGAGCTGTGAAATGTGGGATTTCGATATTTATGGTACGTAGGTAACTGCTGTGCCTGCCCGTGAGTGTGGATGGCAGCAGCTGTCCTTCCTGCCCCTGCCAAAGCGCTGCCACTGCTGGTTAGTTATACCACTCCTAGAAAACTATCATAACAATACCCTGGTTTGGCCTAGGCAGTGCTCTGAGGTGCCTGGTGTGTCCTCTTAGATCCTTACTTGTAGTGccctgcttttctctcctgGCTATTCCATAACTTTCCTGTTCTTACTGTAGAACCTGGGTACCAGTATGTCAGTGATGAAATCACGGCAATCAGCTGACTCTGAGCCTCGGAAAGGTTTTCTGTGGATATGAACATGTTTGTTGATGAGAGCTGGTGCAAGCCTGGGTGCATCTTAACCACAACTATACGGAAGTCCTGTGTAAAGAGAATCTTGATGTTTTAGGTTTCTCTTTGGCTTATTGAGGAAGCAG
Proteins encoded:
- the PRR14L gene encoding protein PRR14L isoform X1, yielding MLSSGVDAFLDSSVSAVTEGLYTGPPENISPERMAVSGPHVGSEATSEVLTPVLALGDGLSAEHHRAPGAQCFHQETEGLGDMFQMIPPRPAASLPKEVLMAGNLEEDEKDKKRNFRKLNCSSDGYQKEEEKAQDAEQYCAQCCTETPGERWSKQEDPHMNQHKVKPLGACCSGTVGTLINTEENQEHVQVTADTLPKLTEKAQGMKADGTRIFSKAGCITDRVSKGLPPESNQCSEVDTVMARAGVSETSTLDFSEPLKVTGIEPATEHPQENNEYSGLKARAAMPLRTGDHVVSVLETREEQNPVNEFSMSLANCQLYQQDEENNAYDFCSGPVPKHNKPPRLSSVESCRTLSTKSSEVLCPVQKSICCLDFRNTPVENSSTAVHQITNETHKESLPKTMESQTHYGHGTGFVENEPSTSIPVEQISVVRTKGLSRAKTDHREVSAGIGKSNSSEIEEAAEVRRKIAVGDNTEVGSWPEAQEGAKSEHYPSSVFSSVSSAPEEFLKEKLKKVLSEGNKLKKEQWQFSVGDLCKDDVKENRLMKRSKVASNATDICFYNASSKISPHSSYSCLDLSSKLEKDSPEAQLFEKESEVNTTSEELAGSSAEATEANSDPSLSTGKEANLICTLNMTLPPAAQKSRQTHCDECPPCTANEVSNQEKAQDDPSGKESVDASGTTREQVAGGVLHKEKFKSSVSSRTFDNPNRASRTSQKTMESSVGNTESVVTGLEIDHRDMWHCCSCSMKEQCTAASASCVLSGSACVDDVLPSSHLFNVEVKKMEEKGNLEGEASAGCHSKKANIFPEAHLPLACDSPPCEDDWGHRSVDLHGMNDVCTAKPMFCSAYASEKSPAALVGDEISSRNMEVVKQFDLSKLTGGSEIVCDRDEGKEQICTCALQTDELDKVRTVYSPKAHEDNQTSEQLLVRYLNVRTRHSSQTEKTIRPTEVLCLESQSELGGPVPGSKQYLESVNEQPNAGLQTRATSVEETKTSVGSCQSEAIVLEEKVVDLNSLNGVKNEDSSGCLGLISDRIKETVKLKEDKNEYEREDKEALGESFCDSKPHCSQHACFIECAKEKAELVFVGDKMQQPWPKIQWLVEDQENAVSARFLTFQSIHGSLAYKPENMDGLPEAENKSLRINTLFNTSCAQLTFEPSKETDAQKDVGASHFGKFDILEFSNETWVGSETPSALDLGVCLPEKEKLCAPSENAHTGNWDLFSAEVFSTNSSETKPLSVTVADLQYNATATFYPHVSKLSNGQESSPDCVVCSAVCVPYKLNAQSKDTVKEIAEGQDIVPTSVCKENEALGSERLGQIEKRRVHKQKKKYEKMGLRLSDRAQQRHKSDYQGKETIALQTRMLHSSGLLCSSSDEVVTSRNTKFEGPSEEIFAVRSSENKPYSTLQEIKRPKITTDIISSQFLKTQDSEMQNLNLNLGYDGIPGAFETANKLRGPLPLKIQPGRTCKKFPTSYQLKNVRKSKKIKSFSFFEVPPKQGNALLKSVYFPCKPSAMETEAAMGSVHMPRQRARRCALLNSLTLRRRTEEPALLRKLAAMASKLLAPAKSTQDLESQPRSSELFPVGERYSERRSKNLLEAFSCINRHLHSRWADSWCTKMFSFQPLALYPVESTKILFSGCSHEPPASFLDSPVFPISFHIKLDSSAVTDLTGIVSKHSVQHRPLLGEMPASPSKWTFSFLLSRSWSDITAFKEDSSLNNELDSPLSGTDRGAVALHPDCGRIARAGRRGACSMLGLHTVLALSSPGCYRIWTRRRNLTSHIPTIQRLFISQFAQGLKGARYPPSMSDDLVSSLPYSLGRALSIWSQHGPSARPSEITSLHSSHCRWQPSMGIENSSYAMLPHFPVQSTDALQAAAAAIRLEASFPLLLPKSCSLPESSPPSPRLSASELQVHALDEADASVPACLRSQGDTELVKTEPEKRPKKVSQIRIRKTIPKPDTNLTPMGLPKPKRLKKKEFSLEEIYTNKNYKSPPPARSLETIFEEPKEKNGHLISVSQQKRKRILEFQDFTLPRKRKTRGKVKAVGSCTRAKKAALQSAELDILLSQKLMDLEAFFAEEAGQEQASSIQGSP